A genomic window from Oceanobacillus timonensis includes:
- a CDS encoding ABC transporter permease: MRNIYYFSKKELLEGWRTSKLLILLVIFLILGIMNPLIALLTPEILQMSFGDTMPIDIPEPTSLDSWGQFYSNMTQMGLIVIVLMCSGAVSGEVNKGTLINLVTKGLKRSAIVVSKSIYYIFQWTFCMYAAFFVTWGYTVYYFPDNHSPHIFQAAFPLWLFGVLLVTVILFFSTVSRNSYEGLLLTGAFVVLLFILNIVDSFERYNPISLIGENMNFLQGAASLGNYLFAILLSVFLSLLFIWLSIVILNKKKL; this comes from the coding sequence ATGAGGAATATCTATTATTTTTCCAAAAAAGAGCTGTTGGAAGGATGGCGTACGTCCAAGCTGCTTATATTATTAGTGATTTTTCTTATTTTAGGTATCATGAACCCGCTGATTGCATTATTAACACCGGAAATTTTACAAATGAGTTTTGGGGATACGATGCCAATCGATATTCCGGAACCGACTTCGCTGGATTCCTGGGGACAATTTTATAGTAATATGACACAGATGGGATTAATCGTGATAGTACTGATGTGCAGTGGTGCGGTGAGCGGAGAAGTAAATAAAGGAACGTTGATTAATCTTGTAACCAAAGGGCTAAAACGTTCTGCGATTGTGGTCAGTAAAAGTATTTATTATATTTTCCAATGGACTTTTTGTATGTATGCCGCGTTTTTCGTGACTTGGGGATATACGGTTTATTATTTTCCAGATAATCATAGCCCGCATATTTTTCAGGCGGCTTTTCCGTTATGGTTATTTGGGGTGTTGCTAGTCACGGTAATCCTGTTTTTTTCCACTGTGTCCAGAAACAGCTACGAAGGCTTGTTACTGACAGGCGCGTTCGTCGTTCTCTTATTTATCTTAAATATTGTTGATTCATTCGAGCGATATAATCCCATTTCGCTGATTGGTGAAAATATGAACTTTTTGCAGGGTGCTGCCAGCTTGGGAAATTATCTGTTTGCTATACTGCTTTCTGTTTTTTTATCTTTGCTATTTATCTGGTTATCCATCGTTATTTTAAACAAGAAGAAGTTATAA
- a CDS encoding sensor histidine kinase: MKWKLTIRYLISILSIVFIVSIVNSIILIALLFSQRHENPEDITHDTGENFTRNFSQYLTIEDGTPVVSEEGRDALTRFGAWLQILDQNGNVLSDEYAPDNAATHYTPIDLVHKYKYMDDDFNTYFVSEFEGYSYIVGVPESQQQRTIIMADPQQVLKYTSQFLGAIIIVDLIIACIVGFLFSTVLAKPVSRIIERISELKERKFEPKKMKRPGVFKRVFANLNDVSETLQAHENDRQKLEKMRNEWISNVSHDIKTPLASIRGYAELLSNADVSAEERLEYAEVIERQSLYMKELLDDFNLTMRLRNQEMDLHLQEIRVEGFVRKIIIDLLNDPQFQTHDIDFTSNAPELIWNIDQHLMKRALLNFIINALIHNHEDVKVSVEVQEDGIIIRDNGKGIKKEEQAQIFDRYYRGTSTTSRGTGLGLAISRDIIQAHGGDVEMESEVGEGTMFKIRMD, translated from the coding sequence ATGAAATGGAAACTCACTATCCGCTATCTTATTTCCATTCTCAGTATTGTCTTTATCGTCAGCATTGTGAATAGCATTATTCTTATTGCGTTATTATTTTCGCAACGTCATGAAAACCCGGAAGATATCACACATGATACAGGGGAAAACTTTACTCGCAACTTCTCTCAATATTTAACGATAGAAGACGGTACACCGGTTGTCTCAGAAGAAGGAAGAGATGCACTGACCCGCTTTGGTGCCTGGCTGCAAATACTGGATCAAAACGGAAATGTCTTATCCGATGAATACGCACCGGATAATGCCGCCACACACTATACACCGATTGATTTAGTTCATAAGTATAAGTACATGGATGATGATTTCAACACGTACTTCGTCAGTGAATTTGAGGGGTACAGTTATATCGTCGGTGTCCCTGAGTCCCAGCAGCAACGAACCATTATTATGGCTGATCCGCAGCAGGTTCTGAAGTACACTTCCCAGTTCTTAGGCGCTATTATTATTGTCGACTTAATTATCGCCTGTATTGTCGGATTTCTGTTCAGTACGGTGTTGGCCAAACCCGTCTCACGTATTATTGAACGGATTAGTGAATTAAAGGAAAGAAAATTTGAGCCGAAAAAAATGAAGCGTCCAGGCGTATTTAAACGCGTATTTGCCAACTTAAACGACGTATCTGAAACCTTGCAGGCACATGAAAATGATCGGCAAAAACTGGAGAAAATGCGTAATGAATGGATCAGCAATGTGTCGCATGATATTAAAACACCGCTCGCATCCATCCGTGGTTATGCAGAATTGCTGAGCAATGCGGATGTCTCTGCAGAGGAACGTTTAGAATACGCAGAAGTCATTGAACGGCAATCACTTTATATGAAAGAGCTGCTCGATGATTTTAATCTGACCATGCGCCTCCGAAATCAGGAAATGGATCTACATCTTCAAGAGATACGCGTAGAAGGTTTTGTCCGAAAGATTATTATCGATTTATTGAATGATCCGCAATTCCAGACACACGACATTGATTTTACCAGCAATGCACCTGAATTAATCTGGAATATAGATCAGCATTTAATGAAGCGGGCATTATTAAACTTTATTATCAATGCCTTAATTCATAATCACGAAGATGTAAAAGTCTCCGTAGAAGTGCAGGAAGACGGCATTATTATCCGCGATAACGGCAAAGGGATTAAAAAAGAGGAACAGGCACAAATTTTTGACCGTTATTACCGCGGCACAAGCACCACGTCACGCGGCACTGGACTTGGACTGGCTATTTCAAGAGATATTATTCAGGCACATGGCGGTGATGTGGAAATGGAAAGTGAAGTCGGAGAAGGAACAATGTTTAAGATTCGGATGGATTAA
- a CDS encoding response regulator transcription factor, protein MEKPKILIVDDEQDLCQLMKTALQKEGMTEIATAGSIKEGWKQFTSFEPDLAILDVMLPDGEGYDLCRKIREVSRIPILFLSAKSDEIDKILGLAIGGDDYITKPFSPKEMAYRVKAQLRRAGVYTMEAVSSHAPAQADKNIGVFTMNGDETEISKDGEVLELTAKEVGLMACFLRNPKHILSKETLFETVWGEDFYGADNTLMVHIRRLREKIEENPSDPAYIVTVKGLGYRFNP, encoded by the coding sequence ATGGAAAAGCCGAAAATTTTAATTGTCGATGATGAACAGGACCTGTGCCAGCTCATGAAAACAGCGCTTCAAAAAGAAGGAATGACGGAAATTGCTACAGCGGGGTCGATCAAAGAAGGGTGGAAGCAATTTACCAGCTTTGAACCCGACTTGGCCATATTGGATGTGATGCTTCCAGACGGGGAAGGATATGATTTATGTCGAAAAATCCGGGAAGTATCACGTATTCCCATTCTTTTTTTATCCGCTAAATCGGATGAAATCGATAAAATACTTGGACTGGCCATTGGCGGGGATGATTATATTACGAAACCGTTCAGTCCCAAAGAAATGGCTTACCGCGTCAAAGCACAGCTGCGCCGGGCAGGTGTATATACCATGGAAGCGGTCAGTTCACACGCCCCAGCTCAAGCAGACAAAAATATCGGCGTCTTTACCATGAATGGGGATGAAACGGAAATAAGCAAGGACGGCGAAGTTTTAGAGTTGACTGCTAAAGAAGTCGGTTTAATGGCATGTTTTCTGCGCAACCCAAAACATATTTTAAGTAAGGAAACCTTATTCGAAACCGTATGGGGAGAAGATTTTTACGGAGCAGATAATACGTTAATGGTGCATATTCGCAGACTTCGGGAAAAAATTGAGGAAAACCCGTCAGACCCTGCCTATATTGTCACTGTAAAGGGGCTAGGGTACCGTTTTAATCCATAA
- a CDS encoding ABC transporter ATP-binding protein: MEHLLKVDDVEKTYGKGANTFQALKNISFTIDHGEFVGVMGPSGAGKSTLLNVLATIDTPTNGDIYVEEDNIAKMKEEKLADFRRDHLGFIFQDYNLLDSLTVRENILLPLAVAKKPAKEIEEKVNAIAHSFGIEDILDKYPYQISGGQKQRTASCRAIVSDPKLIFADEPTGALDSKSATDLLESLSNLNETRETTVMMVTHDAYAASFCRRILFIKDGALSDELVRGTCTRKEFFQMILDELAELDGDGNDVV, translated from the coding sequence ATGGAGCATTTATTAAAAGTAGACGATGTCGAAAAAACATATGGAAAAGGCGCAAATACATTTCAAGCGTTAAAAAATATTTCTTTTACCATCGACCATGGCGAATTTGTAGGGGTGATGGGACCGTCCGGTGCTGGGAAATCAACGCTTCTTAATGTACTGGCGACAATTGATACACCGACGAACGGAGATATTTATGTTGAAGAAGACAATATTGCCAAAATGAAAGAGGAAAAGTTAGCAGATTTTCGCCGGGACCACTTAGGCTTTATTTTTCAGGATTATAATTTGCTGGATTCATTAACAGTGCGGGAAAATATTCTGCTGCCGCTTGCTGTTGCCAAAAAGCCGGCAAAAGAAATTGAAGAAAAAGTCAATGCTATTGCCCATTCGTTTGGAATAGAGGACATATTGGATAAGTACCCGTACCAGATTTCGGGTGGACAGAAGCAGCGTACTGCTTCCTGCCGCGCTATTGTATCTGATCCCAAGCTTATTTTTGCAGATGAGCCGACAGGTGCGCTTGATTCCAAATCAGCTACCGATTTGTTAGAGAGCTTGAGCAACCTGAATGAAACCCGTGAAACAACCGTGATGATGGTGACACATGATGCTTATGCAGCCAGCTTTTGCAGACGTATTCTGTTTATTAAAGATGGTGCTTTATCGGATGAACTGGTCCGTGGAACATGTACGCGGAAGGAATTCTTCCAGATGATCTTAGATGAATTGGCAGAATTGGACGGTGATGGGAATGACGTTGTTTGA
- a CDS encoding ABC transporter permease has protein sequence MNWQNWTVMGMTLFDLALKNIRRNIKSYGLYIGATIFSIIIYFTFATLKHSDDISGLAETSKQMQGIMSSSAFVLMIFVAIFILYSNSFFMKRRKKEVALYSLLGVRKRAIGFLLFFENIVIGIISLVIGVGLGFFLSQALLSLLLKLMGLSLSVGFAFSMQAVIETVLVFFLIFLVTSLLGYRVIYKFKLIELFHAEKKGEEQPKARMISALIGVLSLVLAYWLALQDLMTSSAWRILGLAMPLVIIGLTILGSFLLFNSVLVYILHVLKRRKKWAWKGLHLMTSSQLLYRIRGNAKTLTIIATLSATTITAGGAIFGTYYNTEKSVEEMAPFSFMWEGEAQDIDSDLVEDAVSFEAKDITVPGEPYDQSYYVIDEETFMKLTEALGWDIDYHDLGKDEAMMVDPYYDPQLQGDREEAIAIEGDEKKVSQFYQDPLVNTPTLPGSTLVMDDAAFQELDGEDAAYQAVQITDEKNHLDLSQDLEANADIERFSSAGQSYQDAIASSGVMLFVGSFLGLVFLVATGSIIFFKMMTEAEEDKDKYAVLYKIGVSKKEMRKTIRYQVGLIFLAPLVLGLMHGAVALMAFSSLLQANLLEPVIIWMAAYTIIYILYYVVTARGFNKTITRNIVQEG, from the coding sequence ATGAATTGGCAGAATTGGACGGTGATGGGAATGACGTTGTTTGATTTAGCGTTAAAAAATATTCGCAGAAATATAAAGAGCTATGGATTATATATCGGAGCCACGATCTTCTCGATTATTATTTATTTTACCTTTGCGACGCTGAAGCATAGCGATGATATAAGCGGTTTAGCGGAAACTTCCAAGCAGATGCAGGGCATTATGAGCTCTTCGGCGTTTGTATTAATGATTTTTGTGGCCATTTTTATTCTATATTCCAATTCCTTTTTTATGAAAAGAAGGAAGAAAGAAGTTGCTTTATATTCCTTATTGGGAGTACGTAAACGAGCGATCGGTTTTCTATTATTTTTTGAGAATATCGTTATTGGAATTATTTCACTGGTCATTGGTGTAGGATTAGGATTCTTCCTGTCACAAGCTTTATTGTCACTTTTATTAAAGCTGATGGGCTTATCGCTTTCTGTCGGTTTTGCTTTTTCTATGCAGGCAGTAATCGAGACGGTACTGGTCTTTTTCCTAATATTTTTAGTGACCTCTTTACTGGGATACCGGGTGATTTATAAATTTAAGCTGATTGAATTATTCCATGCTGAGAAAAAAGGGGAAGAACAGCCAAAAGCACGGATGATTTCAGCACTGATCGGCGTTTTGTCATTAGTTTTAGCTTACTGGCTGGCGCTGCAGGATTTAATGACCTCTTCGGCTTGGCGGATTTTAGGCCTGGCGATGCCGCTGGTGATTATTGGGTTAACGATTTTAGGATCATTTCTCTTATTTAACAGTGTTCTCGTTTATATTTTACATGTCTTGAAAAGAAGGAAGAAATGGGCTTGGAAAGGGCTGCATCTTATGACATCTTCCCAGCTCCTTTACCGGATTCGCGGGAATGCCAAAACATTAACCATTATTGCGACATTGAGCGCAACAACGATTACAGCAGGTGGAGCGATATTTGGCACGTATTATAATACTGAAAAAAGTGTAGAAGAAATGGCACCTTTCTCTTTTATGTGGGAAGGGGAAGCCCAGGATATCGATTCCGACCTGGTAGAGGATGCTGTCAGCTTTGAAGCAAAGGATATCACCGTACCGGGAGAGCCATATGATCAGTCTTACTATGTTATAGACGAAGAAACATTTATGAAATTGACAGAAGCACTTGGCTGGGATATCGATTACCATGACTTGGGAAAAGATGAAGCAATGATGGTCGATCCTTACTATGATCCGCAATTGCAAGGGGATAGAGAAGAAGCCATTGCTATTGAGGGTGATGAGAAAAAAGTCAGTCAGTTTTATCAAGACCCGTTAGTAAATACGCCGACATTACCAGGCTCTACCTTAGTGATGGATGATGCGGCTTTTCAAGAGCTGGATGGAGAAGATGCTGCTTATCAGGCAGTGCAGATTACGGATGAGAAAAATCATTTAGACCTTTCTCAGGACCTGGAAGCAAATGCAGATATAGAGAGATTCTCCAGTGCAGGACAAAGTTATCAGGATGCCATAGCATCTTCTGGAGTGATGCTATTTGTCGGCAGCTTTTTAGGATTAGTGTTTTTAGTGGCTACAGGCAGCATTATTTTCTTTAAAATGATGACAGAAGCAGAGGAAGATAAGGATAAATATGCCGTTTTATATAAAATTGGTGTTTCCAAAAAAGAAATGAGAAAAACAATACGTTACCAAGTCGGGCTCATTTTTCTGGCACCGCTGGTATTAGGGTTAATGCATGGGGCAGTGGCGCTAATGGCATTTTCCAGTCTGTTACAAGCGAATTTGTTGGAGCCTGTCATTATCTGGATGGCGGCTTATACAATTATTTATATTTTATATTATGTGGTGACGGCCAGAGGATTTAATAAAACCATTACACGAAATATTGTACAGGAGGGTTAA
- a CDS encoding YxeA family protein, giving the protein MKKLFFVMIGVVVLFAAAVVVLMTVDFNRAGKDNVYIQVDEPASTEEDKMDTGEIATTYWYEQPAYTEDGEEIEVTFSAQKDLRQGAYLMLYVNDDNEVSSYDEVSEEELPAAVEEAL; this is encoded by the coding sequence ATGAAAAAATTATTTTTTGTCATGATAGGTGTCGTCGTTTTATTTGCCGCAGCGGTTGTTGTTTTGATGACAGTGGATTTCAATCGGGCGGGAAAAGATAATGTTTATATTCAAGTGGATGAACCGGCAAGTACAGAAGAGGATAAGATGGATACGGGAGAAATAGCGACCACTTATTGGTATGAGCAGCCGGCTTATACAGAGGATGGAGAAGAAATTGAAGTGACGTTTTCTGCACAAAAGGATTTGCGTCAAGGAGCATATCTGATGCTTTATGTGAATGATGATAATGAAGTTTCTTCATACGATGAAGTCAGTGAAGAGGAATTGCCGGCTGCGGTGGAAGAAGCGCTGTAG